Proteins from one Sabethes cyaneus chromosome 2, idSabCyanKW18_F2, whole genome shotgun sequence genomic window:
- the LOC128738138 gene encoding bcl-2-related ovarian killer protein — protein MATAEATSNLILSDRLSAPMLTRRKFSFPASLHSTVLLGDSLNSGPLQPTSTASAARRRLSNVSDVVTRKLSSTIGWKQPVVPSQDIITQGKCLCGQYIRCRLKKSGVFNRKLGLQRIRSIVGTPSIHVVREVFPALLSVSDELERMYPRVYNGIARQLTRIGRGELKTPETAPVLLSAIARDLFKNDITWGKIVSLFAIAGGLSVDCVRQGHPDYLPKLIEGVVDVIEDELVVWISENGGWIGLANKVRPPPEEITFAGRCFVGASLVVFLFVLVYLLKTLGLYLFPNIFT, from the exons ATGGCAACAGCCGAAGCAACATCGAACCTCATCCTTTCGGACCGCCTAAGTGCTCCCATGCTAACACGCCGAAAGTTTAGTTTTCCTGCTAGTTTACATTCCACAGTGCTGCTAGGAGATTCGCTTAATTCCGGACCTTTGCAGCCAACAAGCACTGCCTCGGCCGCGCGACGTAGACTGAGTAACGTTAGCGATGTCGTCACTAGAAAACTATCCAGCACCATCGGTTGGAAGCAGCCGGTCGTTCCATCGCAGGATATCATTACCCAGGGGAAGTGTCTCTGCGGTCAGTACATACGATGCAGGCTAAAAAAGTCCGGCGTATTCAATCGGAAGTTAGGATTACAACGAATTAGGAGCATCGTTGGAACACCCTCGATACATGTTGTTCGGGAGGTCTTTCCTGCGCTGTTAAGC GTGAGCGACGAACTAGAGCGAATGTATCCACGAGTTTACAACGGAATAGCTCGACAACTAACCCGGATTGGTCGCGGTGAACTAAAGACTCCGGAGACTGCCCCAGTGCTGCTCAGTGCAATTGCACGCGATTTGTTCAAAAACGACATCACCTGGGGTAAAATAGTGTCACTGTTCGCCATTGCCGGCGGCCTTTCGGTGGATTGCGTCCGCCAAGGACACCCGGACTATCTTCCCAAGCTGATCGAAGGAGTCGTCGATGTGATCGAGGACGAGCTGGTCGTTTGGATTTCCGAAAACGGTGGTTGG ATTGGTCTTGCAAATAAGGTGCGACCACCGCCGGAAGAAATCACTTTCGCTGGACGATGTTTCGTCGGAGCTAGTttagttgtttttttattcgtgttagtttatttgttgaaaacacTAGGTTTGTATTTATTTCCGAATATATTTACGTAA
- the LOC128737022 gene encoding bcl-2-related ovarian killer protein-like: MSSQTPQTPTSKFTNVVGWTNRRSPILHLTTTQDVVSQGKCLCGEYIRARLKRAGLLNRKIVQRLRSTMEVSNCVVVRETIPVLNGMGEELERMHPRLYTNVTRQISLEPWGELTEPDSVCYLLHVVAKDLFKTDITWGKVISLFAIAGGLAVDCVRQEHYDYLQQLIEGTTDVIEEDLSAWLVEKGGWLGLQDHVHPPETEITFLGWMTITISTLIVIYLVSVLLKHLGSNYLSKY, encoded by the exons ATGTCATCGCAGACGCCCCAGACGCCAACCAGCAAGTTTACCAACGTTGTAGGCTGGACCAACCGACGCAGTCCAATTCTTCACCTTACCACGACGCAAGATGTAGTCAGCCAG GGAAAATGTCTCTGTGGCGAATATATCCGCGCTCGTCTGAAGCGAGCTGGTCTGCTGAACCGCAAAATAGTGCAACGCCTGCGAAGCACAATGGAAGTTTCGAACTGTGTGGTCGTTCGGGAAACCATTCCCGTCCTCAATGGCATGGGCGAGGAACTGGAAAGGATGCATCCGCGATTGTATACGAACGTAACCAGACAAATTTCGCTTGAACCTTGGGGTGAGCTGACCGAGCCTGATTCAGTTTGCTACCTGCTGCATGTGGTAGCAAAGGATCTATTCAAAACAGACATCACCTGGGGAAAGGTGATCTCGCTGTTCGCTATTGCCGGTGGACTAGCAGTCGATTGCGTACGCCAGGAACATTATGACTACTTGCAGCAGCTGATCGAAGGCACCACCGATGTGATCGAGGAAGACCTCAGTGCTTGGCTAGTCGAAAAGGGAGGTTGGTTAGGCCTACAGGATCACGTTCATCCTCCGGAAACCGAAATAACATTCCTCGGTTGGATGACCATAACCATCTCGACGCTAATCGTGATCTACTTAGTATCGGTTTTACTTAAACACTTAGGCTCAAACTATTTGTCGAAATATTAA